The following is a genomic window from Verrucosispora sp. WMMD573.
GTCGGGCGAGGTCGTCGGCCTGGCTCCGCAGCTGCGCCACGGGCAGCGCCGGGATCATCTTCAGCTCCGACCGCAACTGCCGAAACCCGCGCTGGCCCTCCCCAGCTGCGGCGTCGGCGGCAGAGGTGACCACGCTGTGCCGCAAGCGCAGCACGTCGCGGCGGGCGAGCGCGTCGGTGAGTGTGCCACCCTCAACATGCGTAGCGGCGTTCGTGCGGTTGATCCGCCGAATCAGCGACTCCAGTTCCCCAAGCACCTCGCCCGCCTCCACCAGAAGTGCCGCGGCGTCTTCGGCAGGCGTCTCACCCTCCTGGTATCGAGCACTGGCGACGATGCGGGCACGGAGTTGTTCGGCGCGACGCGCCGCATCCGCGCGCAGCGCAAGAGCCTCAGCGAGCTTCATGGGCACCAGTATGCCCAGCGAAGATCACTACCGCCTTCCAATTGCCCGGACCACGGCACGACGGAGCAGCAAGATCGGCGCGCCGGTTGCGGCAGATACGGGCGTCCGCAGGCAGTACTTGAGCCGGTGGGGATACTTGGGCCGTGAGGCGGGATCGGCGACGGGCCAGCGACGATGCGTACCAGGCTGCTGTCAGCGGTGTCGCTGCGTACCTCGCGGACGAGGACGCCGACGTCCACAACATTGCTGACGCTGCGGTGCGCGACGACGGGCTCGCCTACGCGTTACACCTCATCGCTCTCGCCGCAACGGCGATCACTGCCTTGGCTGCGGAAACCGATCGCACGCCGACGGAGGTACTGAGGTTGATGAAACCTGGTGACGAAGACTTACGTGCAGGCCACGCACTATCGGCGGCAGATGTGCTCAGCTGACCAACCGGCTTCGTGGCGCTGTCTGAGCCATTGACGCACTGCCGCAAGGTTGGCGCCGGTCAGTACCACCGTCGTGGTCGTCCACGCCCAGTCGAGAGCCCCGGCCATCGCTGGCGACAGCGGGACGAGGAGGAGGGAGTACTTTGCCTCCCTTGCCGCGCACGCGCAAGACACGGAGGCCGTGTTCCTCGCCGGGGTCGCCGATGTTGAGCTAGTGCGTGCTGTAAGGATCGGCCGGTGGACGGCGATCTGATTGCGGCGATAGCACAACTCCAGGAGGCGTTCGTCCGGTGCCCGGGCAGGGCGGTGCTCGATGGCTGCCCGCATTGCCGGGGGCAGGTGGCCCTCGACGATCATGACTTGTTCTCTTTGACCATCAGCCTCGGCAACACGGTCGGAAGCCGCAACGACCTGAAGAGTCTGCTGCCCCTGCTGCTGGAGCGCACGGTCACCTCCACGGAACTCGACCCAGCAATCGTGTTGGGCAAGCTGCCTCGCGAGCAGTGGCGCACCTGGCCCGAAGCCGAGCAGGACGCCATTGACGGCTACATGGATGCCGTGTGGCGGTCCTTGCTGGCGGCGTACCCGTCGCAGGTCGGGTCGTTCCTCGACCCGACCACCTTCCTCGACGCGGTCGTCGCCGGCGGTGAAAGCGTCACACGATTCCTCGACGTCTGGGACGTCACGCTCAGCCCGGCGGCAGATCGCCACCTGGCCGACACGGTGAACGGACTAAACTTCGCGGACCGGAGGCCGGCCACTCTGGCCGCCTGGCTGCGCCGCGAGACGGTCCGCGACCGGCTGTATCGGGCGTTCGAGCATGACCACGCTATGTCCTGGGGTGACGACCTGGCCCGGGCCTACGACCTCGTCCGCTCGTAACGACACTCGGTCTGCGGCAGATCAGCGTGCCGAGCTGGGTGGCCGCAAACCGCATGCGGTCGGGTAACGACATTGCTACCTTGCCACCGGTGGCGAGGCGGAGGTACGTGGCGAGGGGCGTTGATGGCGGCTACCGGATCTGGGACAACCGGGCTCGCCGGTGGTGGGGCGACCTTTATGAGCTCTGCCCAGACGAGTTGCTCAATGAGCTGAACGGTGCCCGTGACTACGCCAAGATCACGGCGCTGCTCCGGAAGTACCGAGCACAGAAGCGGTAACGCACAACAGCAATCAGCCAGCCCGCGTCGATCGTCAGGACGGACGCCGCCGTCCGGTCGATAAGCGATGGTGACGCCCTGATGATCTTTACAGGGATCGAAAGTCGTGCGAGCGTCGGTCTGTGCTCCCCATTGGCCTGAGCAACTGCGCAGACGCATCACCGCAGGCTCCGCTCGGGGTCCTCGGGGTTCTGTTCCTGACGTTCACCCTCGGAAACGTCATCCTGTGGCTGTGGGCCAAGCGCCGGCTACGAGCAGGCAGAACGCTGCCGGGACCTTCCCGAGTGCTTCGCCTGTCCGTCAACCACCCGAAGCTCTTCTTCGGTGCCTTGTGCGCACAGATTACGATCGGCGTCCTGCTGGTGCTGACCACCATCGTCGCGACCGGTCGTTGACAGTCGGCTCTCCCGTCGACCAGCTACGGAAGGCTGCCTCAAGGGCGCGGTTTCCTCAGTGCCCGCCTTGGCGGCAGATCAGTGCCCAGTTCAGGTGGCTGTGAAGACCACGGCACGCCCAGCGGCCGCGGCCCGCTTGTAGAGCGCCCGAACCTCGACGAAGTTGTCCCAGGTGTAGTCGAAGTCGGCGTCGTCGAGGGCACCGCGATAGTCGGGGTCGTCGATTGCGTCGAACCGCTGGCGCAGCTGGCATCGGTCGACGGACTGCAGAGCGGCGGCCACGTCCCGGGCCTTGTCCACCGTGAGGTAGACCACGACGTACTCGTCGTGCAGCCGGCGCCCGCCGAGCACCGCATGGCTCAACGGATACTCACCACCGTCAGGTTTGAGGGCGCCGTCGGTCAGGCACCGGTGGATGCCGTCCCATGCCTTGTCGGTATCGACCTTCAGGCCGTCCTCGGCCCACGACTCCTCGATCTTCTCGATAAGTTCGTCAACCGCGTCGCTGTCGCCGGCCGCGAGCAGCGACCGCTCCTGCTCCGGCGCGATCGCGAAGTGCACTCCCAACACGCAGAGATCCTATGCCGATCTTCAGGTTGCGGAGGTTCACCTCGGACCACGGCACGAAGGAGCAGCAAGGGTGGCCGCGCTCGATCCGCGGCAGATCCGGACGCAGGTGACACCATGGGCCGCGATAGCTGGGGAGGACGTCGATCGAGGTGGACAGGATGACGGACGACGCGTGGCACGGTTTGAGTGATCCGCTCCTGGTCTGCTCACGCGGCTTCGTGGTGGAGTTGGCGGCGGTGTTACCGACGTCCGGCAGGTTCGTCGTCGCCCGCCTTGACGGTATGAGGATGGCGGATGCCGGCCATGTCTTCTACGACTTCTCGGACGCGTTGTTCTTCCCCAGCTACTTCGGCTGGAACTGGAACGCCCTGTCCGACTGCCTCCGAGATCTGCGCTGGCTGCCGGCGGACGGCTACCTGGTGATCGTCGACAACGCAACCCAGTTGTTGTCGGACAGCATCCAGGACCGGCACACGCTCTTCCGTGTCCTCGCCCGGGCAGTTCGCCACTGGGCGAGCCCGCTCGGCCGACCGCAAGGGCAGGTGACCCCGTTCATGGTGTTGCTGCTGTCCGACGGCGACGACGAGGCGGTGCAGCTACGGCAGGACATCGCGCAGGCATTGTCCGGTGGGCACTGAAGTCCGAACCGTACCCGGTGTCCGGCGTCTGCTGCTTGCGGCGAAGGATATGCCTGAGAAGGGTTCAGCCGAGGCCTCCCCAGGCCCTTTGTGAGCGGACAGCGGCATGATCGGGCGCCCATCTCGGTCGCCCGTCTCAGTTCGGTCGCCCACCGAACCGCCACTGATGCACCTCGATTCCGGCGTATCGATCAGCGGAGAGGACTTCCCGCGCGCCGTCTCCGTCGGGCGCTTCCAGCAGAACTGCCGCCCCGAGCACCAGGGAACCGTCGTCGGACAAGAGCGGCCCACTGGCAATCAGCTCGTCGCGGAGCGGTAGTTCGGTGGCGTCCGCTGCTGGTTCCAAGGTGAACCCGAGGACGAGGTAGCGGTTGTCGTCAGGCCAGCCGCCACTGAAATCCCACATCGTGCGACCCAGGGAGTTGTGCCACCGTCGCAGCAGCACGTCGCGGTAGGCACCAGCCTGGTAACCGGGCTCCTCGAAGGCAAAGGTGCGGGCAGCGGTGGGATCTGGCAGATCGAGGATGTGCACGCTGCCGGTCAGAGTTCCGTCGCTGGTGAAGGTAGGGCCGCGGGCGATCATCGTCGCGGCGAACTGATCCATGTACGACCAATGCTGCTCCACCATCTGGCTCCGCAGCGGCGTCGAACCGGGGCGATCGCGGTGGTAGCAGAAGAATTCCATGGGTCGAGCGTTGCTGAGGCTCCTGAGGCGCGCAATAGGATTGCTCGCAGCGTCGGGCTCGCTCGCTCATCGGCACGACCGCATGTTGGATGCCGCCGCCCTTGGTCACGTTCTGTGACGCACGGTTGGCGGCAGATCCGTGCACTTCGTCGTCACAGTTCGCTGAGGCACTCAGGACGGAGGGAATTTGAAGTCCGGCCCAGTGCCCGGCACGACGAACGGTGAATGTCCTTCGCCGATGATGTCAACGACGAGGTCGGCGAAGACGAGTGAGAGTTTGTGTCCGTTTGTCTCGATGGCCACTTCGTGGAACGGGATCCCGATGGAGCGAGACCAGCGGTCGGCGTCAGGCGACTCCGTCACAAGCCTCATTCCCGGGTACAGGTTCTGCCATCTCACGCCCCATACGTATCCGTCGAGGTCGCGGCCCTGGTCGTGGTCGATGAGCCGGTCGTCGAGCGACTCGCGCCACACCTGTGCAGGGACGGCGGATACCGCCGTGGCACGAACGCAGTACGTGAACCGGTACCGCAGGTGCTGTGAGGCGATTCCGGTACGCGGGTCGGCGGTGGCGTAGATGAAGATGTCATAGTCGCGCAGGTGGTCGGCGAAGCCGTGAAACACGATGGCTTGGTCGAACACCTCGTCGAACGCGGTCTGGATGCCGGCTTCGTCCACCACCAGATCGTCCCCCGACTCGAAGGTG
Proteins encoded in this region:
- a CDS encoding DIP1984 family protein, which gives rise to MKLAEALALRADAARRAEQLRARIVASARYQEGETPAEDAAALLVEAGEVLGELESLIRRINRTNAATHVEGGTLTDALARRDVLRLRHSVVTSAADAAAGEGQRGFRQLRSELKMIPALPVAQLRSQADDLARQLREVDTVIQRTNWEVDLLD
- a CDS encoding YciI family protein, coding for MEFFCYHRDRPGSTPLRSQMVEQHWSYMDQFAATMIARGPTFTSDGTLTGSVHILDLPDPTAARTFAFEEPGYQAGAYRDVLLRRWHNSLGRTMWDFSGGWPDDNRYLVLGFTLEPAADATELPLRDELIASGPLLSDDGSLVLGAAVLLEAPDGDGAREVLSADRYAGIEVHQWRFGGRPN
- a CDS encoding YfbM family protein, which codes for MLGVHFAIAPEQERSLLAAGDSDAVDELIEKIEESWAEDGLKVDTDKAWDGIHRCLTDGALKPDGGEYPLSHAVLGGRRLHDEYVVVYLTVDKARDVAAALQSVDRCQLRQRFDAIDDPDYRGALDDADFDYTWDNFVEVRALYKRAAAAGRAVVFTAT
- a CDS encoding barstar family protein codes for the protein MTDDAWHGLSDPLLVCSRGFVVELAAVLPTSGRFVVARLDGMRMADAGHVFYDFSDALFFPSYFGWNWNALSDCLRDLRWLPADGYLVIVDNATQLLSDSIQDRHTLFRVLARAVRHWASPLGRPQGQVTPFMVLLLSDGDDEAVQLRQDIAQALSGGH